In the Armatimonas rosea genome, GCCAAGGACGAGATCGAGGCGCAGGTCTTCTACATGGCCTACACCAAGGACGACGACCGCCCCGCCAAGGAGCGCCCGCTACTGATCTCCTTCAACGGCGGCCCGGGCTCGTCGAGTGTCTGGCTACACCTGGGGACGATCGGTCCCAAGCGTGCCGCCCAGCTCCCCGATGGCAGCCTGCCGCCGCCACCTTACGCGGTCGAGGACAACCCGCACACCTGGCTGGAGCAGTTCGACCTGGTCTTTATCGACCCGGTGGGGACGGGCTTCTCGCGTGCAAAAGACGACGAGACGGCCAAGAAGTTCTGGGGCGTCCAGGGCGATATCGAGAGTCTTGGTGAGTTTATCCGGCTCTTTATCACCCGCAACAAGCGCTGGAGCTCGCCGCTGTACATGGTGGGCGAGAGCTACGGAACCACGCGCGGCGCGGGGCTGGCGGGATACCTTGCCGACAAGGGAATCGCGCTCTCGGGGCTGCTGCTGATCTCTACCGTGCTGAACTTCCAGACCCTGCGCTTCACGCCCGGCAACGACCTGCCCTTCATTCTCTACCTCCCCACCTACGCCGCGACCGCCTGGTACCACAAGAAGCTGGCCAAGATCATCCTCAACAAGCCGGTGGAGAAGCTCATCAAGGAAGTGGAGACCTTCGCGATGGGCGAGTACGCCACGGCGCTGCTCAAGGGGGATCGCCTCCTTCCCAAGGAGCGCATCAAGCTGATCGCGACTCTTGCTAAGTACACCGGCCTCTCGGAGACCTACCTCGACCGCAACGATCTTCGAATCGAGCACTGGAGCTTCTGCAAAGAACTCCTGCGCGACCGCGGAGTCACCGTGGGCCGCCTGGACAGCCGCCTCACCGCGCAGCAGGGCAACGA is a window encoding:
- a CDS encoding S10 family peptidase, which translates into the protein MSDEKKPDEGAKKSEFVEETPVVTQHEVVLGGKTIQYSVTAGRMPLKNAKDEIEAQVFYMAYTKDDDRPAKERPLLISFNGGPGSSSVWLHLGTIGPKRAAQLPDGSLPPPPYAVEDNPHTWLEQFDLVFIDPVGTGFSRAKDDETAKKFWGVQGDIESLGEFIRLFITRNKRWSSPLYMVGESYGTTRGAGLAGYLADKGIALSGLLLISTVLNFQTLRFTPGNDLPFILYLPTYAATAWYHKKLAKIILNKPVEKLIKEVETFAMGEYATALLKGDRLLPKERIKLIATLAKYTGLSETYLDRNDLRIEHWSFCKELLRDRGVTVGRLDSRLTAQQGNEGGAHPDFDPSHAAISPGYTACFNSYVREQLGYESDLEYNILGGLYGKWNWGDGNNFTDTAGALKSALTKNPYMKVFVAQGFYDLATPHAAAEYTFAHMGLPAVRKANFTQCYYPSGHMMYIEEGCLAQLKADVLSWL